CCAAGGGGTTAAACAAATGGCAAAATGCAAAGCCGGCAGCCTGGTGGAGTCTTTTTTTATTAACATCAAAAATTGCAATATTTTTTGCACCGCGCAGCTTGGCCAGTTTTGCATTCAAAATCCCCACTGGCCCGGCTCCAAAAATAATAATAGTATCTCCTGAGCCAATGTCCATAGACTCCTGAATGTTAATACAGCATGCCAAAGGCTCTGTCAAAGCAGCAAGTTCTATAGGAAAGTGATCCGGTAGTTTGTTAAGCACCTTTGCCTTGACTCCTTTGGAAGGAATCAGCACGTATTCAGCAAAGCCGCCGTCATAGTGAAAGCCCATTATCTCAATATTTGGGCAAAGATGATTTAATCCTGTAAGACAATTTGGGCATACACCGCAGGGCAAACCAGGAGAAACCTGAACTCTTTCCCCACAATGTACTTCTGTGACCCCTGCTCCAATTTCTACAACTGTTCCGGCTATTTCATGCCCCAAAATTCTTGGTAAATGCAAATCTCGATGGCCTAGACGGTATGATTTCATATCTGTTCTGCAAATACCACAGGCAGCAACCTTTACCAGTACTTCCCCTGCTTTGCAGCGGGGTATTTCTATTGTTTTAAGCACCAAATTATTTGCCTGCTCCAATAA
This genomic interval from Desulforamulus reducens MI-1 contains the following:
- a CDS encoding zinc-dependent dehydrogenase — encoded protein: MKAFLLEQANNLVLKTIEIPRCKAGEVLVKVAACGICRTDMKSYRLGHRDLHLPRILGHEIAGTVVEIGAGVTEVHCGERVQVSPGLPCGVCPNCLTGLNHLCPNIEIMGFHYDGGFAEYVLIPSKGVKAKVLNKLPDHFPIELAALTEPLACCINIQESMDIGSGDTIIIFGAGPVGILNAKLAKLRGAKNIAIFDVNKKRLHQAAGFAFCHLFNPLEQDPVKVVRELTDGTGAEAVIPCCPDIAAFRQGLSILRKRGKFGFFSGLVGEHAVSVGELNNFHYKEIRLFGAYGCSSEHNKKALLLLSSGMLEVDNLITKIIPLEDIKEGLRMVEKLAELKIVVKC